One stretch of Harmonia axyridis chromosome 1, icHarAxyr1.1, whole genome shotgun sequence DNA includes these proteins:
- the LOC123688638 gene encoding RING finger and CHY zinc finger domain-containing protein 1, with translation MDGGTSMLPTESPTASGGSLNEVAKAIGCAHYKRKSKFVTPCCNKVYTCRFCHDEKEDHSVNRKEVTELICTLCDVRQPVQAICQNCGIRFGKYTCLECNLFDDEEKSQFHCSGCGICRIGGAEKFFHCEKCNICLPIMLQNGHRCVENVSRGNCPVCLEDIHTSRIPSHIPKCGHLLHRTCFEQLLKAGHYACPICQTSLMDMAQLWQFLDNEIAHTPMPQECRNYRVMILCKDCHKKGSVKFHLIGFKCIHCGSYNTCRITAPTTPPESDTEG, from the exons ATGGATGGAGGAACATCAATGCTTCCTACAGAATCGCCTACAGCTTCTGGGGGTTCTCTGAATGAAGTGGCGAAAGCTATAGGATGTGCTCATTATAAGAGAAAGTCGAAATTTGTG acacCCTGCTGCAACAAGGTGTACACTTGTCGTTTTTGTCATGATGAAAAAGAGGATCATTCTGTGAATAGAAAAGAAGTAACAGAACTGATTTGTACCCTTTGTGATGTAAGGCAGCCAGTGCAGGCAATATGTCAGAACTGTGGTATTCGTTTTGGCAAA TACACTTGTCTGGAGTGCAATCTATTCGACGATGAAGAGAAGAGCCAGTTTCACTGTTCCGGTTGCGGAATTTGCAGGATAGGTGGCGCTGAAAAGTTTTTCCATTGCGAGAAATGCAACATTTGCCTGCCTATTATGCTTCAGAATGGCCATAGG TGCGTTGAGAACGTATCTAGAGGAAACTGTCCAGTGTGCTTGGAGGATATACATACCTCAAGAATTCCAAGTCACATACCAAAGTGTGGACACTTGTTGCATAGAACGTGCTTCGAGCAATTGTTGAAAGCTGGACATTATGCCTGTCCTATTTGCCAAACTTCCCTGATGGACATGGCACAGCTATGGCAATTTCTGGACAATGAGATTGCTCATACACCGATGCCTCAAGAGTGCAGAAATTATAGGGTGATGATTCTTTGCAAGGATTGTCATAAG AAAGGATCTGTGAAGTTCCATCTGATTGGTTTCAAATGCATACATTGTGGATCTTATAACACCTGCAGGATAACAGCACCTACCACTCCTCCag
- the LOC123688637 gene encoding uncharacterized protein LOC123688637: MFGLVHFPDQTYGIYSMKNISKKKGDNNACIVKHRGAKYEAVLITEKEKKEELRVLQDEMVGQLKSVKKSVSDNNFTDSKIGEKYVDMDRPSTSSINHKYVSSVVKKDEESSDEAIQEQREEQRILQDETLEQRESVEKSIGNNHSTDSKIGKKYVDMERPSTSSINHEYVSTVEGRDEQSSDEAIQEQREEQRILQEETLEQRESVEKSIGDNHSTDSKIGKKYVDMDRPSTSSINHEYVSTVEGRDEQSSDGAFQEKIIIEDILLNPRRSPEKSLVYEDFNDFSIGTEYVEINRSSTSLMKNFDDTVFSTVCGEEEDRYAEFQDNSTMEASDMNVDKNKQSIMQHHGIPVQVEPEDEIELSVYGDNSDDDSDYNLSTYSETQSDNSRDGSRSSTPCSFLSEMDLNIEEKTQPNESNNNSLSKSIQVHLSASLNEPGCDDENMMVTESRGRKGDKKANFCFYCHTKQQKISRHLENKHSGEEEVKKFIMLPKGNVERAKIIGQIRKRGNFLFNTNENLNDGELIVARRPKSSRNKSGRDYSACANCKGFFSKATLRVHFRSCTGIDSDIKRLPNLLSKKITSRIHPMASITVRNHLFPPLREDDVCRAIRYDELIIIYANKMVEKYREPRHFQMIRQRLRLIGNFLIKMKALSKEINNLASIYDPKFVDMVLSAINMCARYTETTNCFEAPSVAFSLGTLLKQIGNLLITECIKNHKEEMRKNAKYFLKVFAQEVNINVNRTVAETQLKMSRTKTVMLPTMGDIKKLSDYLTKKRKDALEKLKICFSSLAWIDLAEATLTSIQVFNRRRAGEVERISITEFEKYETIERSNNDLFQSLSEKSKEIAKKYVRFTIRGKLNRTVPVLLDTHLCECIQLIIKNRTNMRVHKSNPYVFGTPGSDTKKHPHLSACTLMRKFSEACGAEHPTRLRGTNLRKHIATTCITLNLENQDVVDLSNFMGHSEKIHKGIYRQPIISRDILGISQLLQTAQGENENASSDDSENEVVNDEEPIPTNEINSTGGTPNLSGGNRRNSSKAHTLSGTLKRVRWTQEEKDAIFRIFGEYMNRKALPPLKVIQTVIKETPVLQNRTSPQIKTWIHNQLKGSKKKLSFSN, from the exons ATGTTTGGTCTAGTTCATTTTCCCGACCAGACTTACggaatatattcaatgaaaaatatttcaaagaaaaaaggagATAATAATGCCTGCATTGTAAAACATAGAGGTGCCAAATATGAAGCAGTACTGATAACAGAAAAAG agaaaaaagaagaactgaGGGTACTTCAAGATGAAATGGTTGGACAGCTAAAATCAGTAAAGAAATCTGTAAGCGATAATAATTTCACTGattcgaaaattggagaaaaatatgTGGATATGGACAGACCATCTACTTCCTCCATCAACCATAAATATGTTTCCTCCGTTGTTaaaaaagatgaagaaagtAGTGATGAAGCAATTCAAG AGCAAAGAGAAGAACAGAGGATTCTTCAAGATGAAACGCTCGAACAAAGAGAATCAGTAGAAAAATCTATAGGCAATAATCATTCCACTgattcaaaaattggaaaaaaatatgtggaTATGGAAAGACCATCTACTTCCTCCATCAACCATGAATATGTTTCCACCGTTGAGGGTAGAGATGAACAAAGTAGTGATGAAGCAATTCAAG AGCAAAGAGAAGAACAGAGGATTCTTCAAGAAGAAACGCTCGAACAAAGAGAATCAGTAGAAAAATCTATAGGCGATAATCATTCCACTgattcaaaaattggaaaaaaatatgtggaTATGGACAGACCATCTACTTCCTCCATCAACCATGAATATGTTTCCACCGTTGAGGGTAGAGATGAACAAAGTAGTGACGGAGCATTTCAAG agaaaataattatagaaGATATATTGCTTAATCCGCGGAGATCGCCAGAAAAATCTCTAGTCTATGaggatttcaatgatttttcaattggaacaGAATATGTGGAAATTAACCGATCATCTACTTCTCTTATGAAGAACTTCGATGATACTGTTTTCTCCACTGTTTGTGGAGAGGAGGAAGACAGATATGCAGAATTTCAAG ATAATAGTACCATGGAAGCTTCAGATATGAATGTTGACAAAAACAAACAGAGTATTATGCAACATCATGGAATACCAGTTCAAGTGGAACCTGAAGATGAGATAGAATTATCAG tttatggAGACAATTCTGATGATGATTCAGATTATAATTTATCTACTTATTCAGAAACGCAATCTGATAACTCACGAGATGGCAGTCGGAGCTCAACACCATGTTCCTTTCTATCTGAAATGGATCTGAATATTGAGGAGAAAACGCAACCGAATGAGTCCAATAATAATTCCCTCTCGAAAAGCATCCAAGTTCATTTATCTGCCTCGTTAAACGAACCAGGGTGCGATGATGAAAATATGATGGTAACTGAGTCCCGCGGAAGAAAAGGAGACAAGAAGgcaaatttttgtttctactGCCATACGAAACAGCAAAAAATCTCACGACACCTAGAGAATAAACACAGCGGTGAGGAGGaggtgaaaaaatttattatgttaCCAAAAGGTAACGTAGAAAGGGCCAAGATTATTGGTCAGATAAGAAAAAGGggaaatttcctttttaataCGAATGAGAATTTAAATGATGGTGAGCTGATTGTGGCGCGACGGCCTAAAAGCAGCAGGAATAAAAGTGGTAGGGATTACAGTGCATGTGCAAACTGTAAGGGATTTTTCTCAAAAGCCACCCTTCGAGTGCATTTCAGATCCTGCACAGGCATTGATTCCGACATTAAAAGATTGCCAAATTTGCTAAGTAAAAAAATCACATCAAGAATACATCCTATGGCATCAATAACTGTGAGAAATCATTTATTCCCACCGCTGAGGGAGGATGATGTATGTAGAGCAATCAGATATGATGAACTCATCATCATTTATGCTAACAAAATGGtggaaaaatatagagaacCGAGACATTTCCAAATGATAAGGCAGAGATTACGATTAATTGGTAATTTCCTCATTAAAATGAAGGCACTGAgtaaggaaataaataatttagccTCTATATATGACCCAAAATTTGTAGACATGGTTTTATCTGCTATAAATATGTGTGCCCGGTACACTGAAACTACGAACTGCTTCGAAGCTCCTTCGGTAGCGTTCAGTTTGGGCACACTGCTGAAGCAGATTGGCAATTTATTAATAACAGAGTGCATTAAAAACCACAAGGAAGAAATGCGAAAAAATgctaaatatttcttgaaagtttTCGCTCAAGAAGTGAACATAAATGTAAACAGAACTGTTGCTGAAACTCAACTGAAAATGAGTAGAACAAAAACAGTTATGCTACCCACAATGGGCGACATAAAAAAACTCAGCGACTATTTGACCAAGAAGAGAAAAGACGCCcttgagaaattgaaaatttgcttCTCGTCATTGGCCTGGATAGACTTAGCAGAGGCAACGCTAACGTCTATCCAGGTTTTCAATAGACGACGCGCTGGAGAAGTCGAGAGAATTAGCATTaccgaatttgaaaaatacgaaACGATTGAGAGAAGTAATAATGATCTATTTCAATCACTTTCAGAGAAATCAaaagaaattgcaaaaaaatatgttcGATTCACTATAAGGGGCAAGTTGAATCGGACGGTTCCTGTTCTATTGGATACTCATTTATGTGAGTGCatccaattaataataaaaaacagaacAAATATGAGGGTCCACAAGAGTAACCCTTATGTATTCGGTACACCAGGGTCGGATACAAAAAAGCATCCACATCTGAGTGCCTGCACTTTGATGAGGAAATTCTCTGAAGCTTGTGGTGCTGAGCACCCGACAAGACTACGTGGCACCAATTTGAGGAAACATATAGCCACTACGTGTATTACTTTgaatcttgaaaatcaagaCGTAGTGGATTTGTCGAACTTCATGGGCCATTCGGAGAAGATACACAAGGGCATTTATCGTCAGCCCATTATAAGTAGGGACATTTTGGGCATTTCACAACTCCTGCAAACAGCTcaaggagaaaatgaaaatgCAAGCAGTGATGACTCCGAAAATGAGGTTGTCAATGATGAAGAACCAATtcctacaaatgaaatcaattcaacaggAGGAACTCCAAATCTTAGTGGGGGGAATAGGAGGAATTCCAGCAAAG CCCATACCCTATCTGGCACCCTCAAAAGAGTGAGGTGGACCCAAGAGGAGAAGGATGCTATTTTCCGTATTTTCGGAGAATATATGAATAGAAAAGCTCTACCTCCTTTGAAAGTGATACAAACAGTGATAAAAGAAACTCCTGTTCTTCAGAATCGCACGTCACCACAAATAAAGACATGGATTCACAATCAGCTGAAGGGCTccaagaagaaactttcattttcaaactga